A single genomic interval of Pyrus communis chromosome 5, drPyrComm1.1, whole genome shotgun sequence harbors:
- the LOC137735566 gene encoding uncharacterized protein: MSSRALQVAKVYRQLLKAVKKHVANEENKRHFIKYATEEFRNNCKLSDPSSIQHKIKLAENYTLLLNSVHHHKDLLFSYNIAVDRSDEMKRVLGKSAASVGLQLPEVYQP; the protein is encoded by the exons ATGAGCAGCAGGGCTTTGCAAGTTGCTAAGGTGTACCGCCAGCTTCTCAAAGCCGTGAAGAAACACGTTGCGAACGAAGAGAATAAGAGGCATTTTATAAAGTACGCAACTGAAGAATTTAGGAACAACTGCAAACTATCAGACCCATCTTCTATTCAGCATAAGATTAAGCTTGCCGAGAACTACACTTTACTTCTTAACAGTGTGCATCATCACAAG GACTTGCTGTTCTCTTACAACATTGCTGTGGATAGATCAGATGAGATGAAGAGAGTGCTCGGAAAATCGGCTGCAAGTGTGGGTCTTCAACTTCCTGAGGTGTATCAACCTTGA
- the LOC137733266 gene encoding salt stress-induced hydrophobic peptide ESI3, with protein MGSETFLEVILAIILPPVGLFLRFGRGVEFWICLLLTILGYIPGIIYALYVLVV; from the exons ATGGGTTCAGAAACGTTTCTGGAAGTGATATTGGCAATCATCCTCCCACCTGTGGGACTCTTCCTTCGTTTTGGCCGTGGA GTGGAGTTCTGGATATGTTTGTTGCTGACGATATTGGGATATATACCTGGAATCATATATGCATTGTATGTCCTCGTCGTATAA